In one Bradyrhizobium cosmicum genomic region, the following are encoded:
- a CDS encoding ABC transporter ATP-binding protein has translation MIRIENAGHRFRPEHWLFRELSVTFPSGRIAAILGPNGCGKTTLLRAICGSLVLAEGSIAIDGHVGFVPQALTADQSYCAIDMVLLGRSRYLSRFSSPGRKDRERAYECLEEVGLVALAEQRYDRLSGGQRQLILLARALASDCKVLVLDEPASALDIANQGVVLRLLLRLAGSLGLTVLFTTHHPDHAIGIADTTLLMQRDAAHITGPTETVLTEGNLTRMYGVPVRRVDVDADEETAAAIVPLHGLRTKLPDLSVER, from the coding sequence ATGATCCGCATCGAGAATGCAGGCCACAGGTTCAGGCCGGAGCACTGGCTGTTTCGCGAGTTGTCGGTGACGTTTCCCTCGGGGCGGATCGCTGCGATCTTGGGGCCGAACGGCTGCGGCAAGACCACCTTGCTGCGGGCGATCTGCGGATCATTGGTCCTGGCGGAAGGAAGCATTGCAATCGATGGCCACGTCGGCTTTGTGCCGCAGGCCCTGACGGCCGACCAATCCTATTGCGCTATCGACATGGTGCTGCTGGGACGGAGCCGCTACCTTAGTAGATTCAGCTCGCCGGGCCGCAAGGACAGGGAGCGTGCATATGAGTGTCTCGAGGAGGTCGGCCTCGTGGCTCTCGCGGAGCAGCGTTACGACCGGCTCAGCGGCGGTCAGCGGCAGTTGATCCTGCTGGCCCGCGCACTGGCCAGCGACTGCAAGGTGCTGGTGCTGGACGAGCCCGCCTCGGCGCTCGATATCGCCAATCAGGGCGTCGTTCTTCGCCTGCTTCTGCGCCTCGCAGGCTCCCTCGGGCTCACAGTGCTGTTCACGACGCATCATCCGGACCATGCGATCGGCATCGCCGATACGACCTTGCTGATGCAGCGAGACGCCGCTCACATCACCGGCCCAACCGAAACGGTGCTGACCGAAGGCAATCTCACGCGGATGTATGGCGTGCCGGTACGCCGCGTGGACGTTGATGCCGACGAGGAGACGGCGGCCGCGATCGTGCCCTTGCATGGCCTGCGGACCAAGCTACCGGATCTGTCCGTCGAGCGCTGA
- a CDS encoding FecCD family ABC transporter permease — MRSAISRSGPAVRSSRERSLVLLYAALAASLILVLLWSITSGRYHVPFGTVLSIIVSHLVEIKVTWNPTEAVVVETVRLPRVLIAAIAGAGLSLCGAVLQAIFRNPLVGPQTIGASSGAALGGVTVIFLVGFGPLVQIGAFGGAALALIAVLALHRSDDLSPILTLVLAGVVVGAFCSALVGLVTYLADPETTLQVIVFWLLGSFASSTWPQFGLIASCTAIAGAVLIGMRWRVNVLSLGDDEARTLGVNPARDRFILLAAACLAISSQVAVSGTIGWVGLIVPNLARMIVGADNRQLLPVSTFLGAIFLVAADTLARSLTAAEIPVGIITAIVGTPIFALLLRRTTRSGAA; from the coding sequence ATGAGAAGCGCAATCTCACGATCGGGGCCGGCAGTTCGCTCGTCGCGTGAAAGATCCCTGGTCCTGCTGTACGCTGCGCTCGCCGCGAGCTTGATCCTGGTCTTGCTGTGGTCGATCACGTCAGGGCGGTACCACGTCCCGTTCGGCACCGTGCTCTCGATCATCGTGTCGCACCTCGTCGAAATCAAGGTGACGTGGAATCCGACCGAAGCTGTCGTCGTCGAAACGGTGAGGCTGCCGCGCGTGCTGATCGCCGCCATCGCGGGAGCAGGGTTGTCGCTGTGCGGCGCGGTGCTTCAGGCGATCTTCCGCAATCCGCTGGTCGGTCCACAGACGATCGGAGCATCCTCCGGTGCCGCCCTCGGAGGTGTCACCGTCATTTTCCTCGTAGGGTTCGGGCCACTCGTCCAGATCGGCGCATTCGGAGGCGCGGCGCTGGCGCTGATTGCCGTGCTCGCGCTTCATCGCAGCGACGATCTCTCGCCGATCCTCACTCTCGTTCTCGCCGGCGTGGTGGTCGGCGCGTTCTGCAGCGCCCTGGTAGGGCTGGTGACATATCTGGCCGATCCGGAAACGACCCTGCAGGTGATCGTATTCTGGCTGCTGGGCAGCTTTGCCTCGTCGACCTGGCCGCAATTCGGCTTGATTGCATCCTGCACCGCCATCGCCGGCGCGGTGCTGATCGGCATGCGCTGGCGGGTCAACGTGCTTTCACTTGGAGATGATGAGGCGCGGACGCTCGGCGTCAATCCCGCTCGCGACCGCTTCATCCTTCTGGCCGCGGCCTGTCTTGCGATCTCGTCGCAGGTCGCGGTGAGTGGAACCATCGGCTGGGTGGGCCTCATCGTTCCCAACCTCGCGCGCATGATCGTCGGAGCGGACAACCGCCAGCTTCTGCCGGTGTCGACGTTCCTCGGCGCCATCTTCCTGGTTGCGGCGGACACGCTGGCACGGTCACTCACGGCTGCCGAAATTCCGGTCGGAATCATTACCGCCATCGTCGGCACGCCGATCTTCGCGCTGCTGCTCAGGCGCACCACGAGGAGCGGCGCAGCATGA
- a CDS encoding ABC transporter substrate-binding protein has translation MPSLLRWVRHSGRLAMSLVVAFGALGPASAIDLADQRNRTVSFDRLPERLVIIPIPAPSTFMTVDGSDRKIVGMNDYAARAMREGIFGKLFPGFTRIQTSVTTGGDASNFAPNVEAILALRPDAILQWANSNEIIGPLDRTGIPVVGMRVGSFENYVDYVKLMGTIAGRDGRAGELLRKQEETRQSLASRFADLPSSQRPRVLYFNRAAGMLRVSGQGTAQDLAIQLAGGQNALDGAASISTVTIEQILVWNPQIVLLGNFDPTMPSDLYRDPRWQGVEAVRTHRVYRVPLGGYRWDPPSHESALGWIWLAGLLHPERAPENIRASVRDWFGFLYKYSPTDEEIDKILFLRENAASVGYDSYRAR, from the coding sequence ATGCCGTCGTTGTTGCGTTGGGTAAGACATTCGGGACGCCTGGCGATGAGCCTTGTGGTTGCGTTCGGAGCGCTCGGCCCGGCAAGCGCGATTGATCTGGCCGACCAGCGCAATCGCACCGTTTCATTCGACAGGCTGCCGGAGCGCCTTGTCATCATTCCGATCCCGGCGCCATCGACCTTCATGACGGTCGACGGCAGCGACCGGAAAATCGTCGGCATGAACGACTATGCCGCGCGAGCGATGCGCGAGGGCATTTTCGGAAAGCTGTTTCCCGGTTTCACGCGCATTCAGACCAGCGTGACGACCGGCGGGGACGCGTCGAATTTCGCTCCGAATGTCGAGGCCATCCTTGCGTTGCGGCCGGACGCGATCCTGCAATGGGCCAACAGCAACGAGATCATCGGCCCATTGGATCGAACCGGGATTCCCGTTGTAGGCATGCGCGTGGGCTCCTTTGAGAACTACGTCGATTACGTCAAGCTGATGGGAACGATCGCGGGCAGGGATGGGCGCGCCGGCGAACTGCTCCGCAAGCAGGAGGAGACACGCCAATCCCTCGCGTCACGGTTCGCCGATCTTCCGTCGTCGCAGCGGCCGCGCGTGCTCTACTTCAATCGCGCCGCGGGTATGCTGCGCGTCAGCGGTCAGGGAACGGCCCAGGATCTGGCCATTCAGCTTGCGGGTGGGCAGAACGCGCTCGACGGTGCTGCCTCGATCAGCACCGTGACCATCGAGCAGATCCTCGTATGGAATCCACAAATCGTCCTGCTTGGAAATTTCGATCCGACGATGCCGTCGGATCTCTATCGCGATCCGCGCTGGCAGGGCGTCGAGGCGGTCAGGACTCACCGCGTCTACCGCGTGCCGCTCGGCGGCTATCGCTGGGATCCGCCGAGTCACGAATCGGCCCTGGGATGGATCTGGCTGGCGGGTCTGCTGCATCCCGAACGCGCCCCGGAGAACATCCGCGCGTCGGTGCGGGACTGGTTCGGCTTTCTCTACAAATACAGCCCGACGGACGAGGAGATCGACAAAATCCTGTTTCTGAGGGAAAACGCCGCCTCGGTCGGCTATGACTCCTATCGGGCTCGTTGA
- a CDS encoding TonB-dependent receptor produces the protein MNALAQTADTSPRQPANVLPGVVVEAAKPSKPRRTTRQNAARAARQAPAQAVRPAQDQQVTARAPEGTNSDSLKPMGGKLPRPGIPHPAAQSITVVDRAQIEATSPTGMLDVLASVPGVSIARSGGIGGQIYLRGFSSNSFRSPMFIDGDRFRGRNTLQLNYLAPEEVERVEVIRGPGSVIYGSEALTGLVNIVTRSYTGDTSGPFRFTGGGWSAGYGSAANSASTYDWVKGAGQGFDFIGGFAGRWGGDYQTSLGTVPNSDYQSVGGNIKLGYTPDIGQRIELSLRSYSEVDGRAGGVGGAPGAPYLQVRQDPNQVHSARIAYTGELDGLVKHVESSFYVNYFDTKLSTINNTINAAGIATRTVKSTSHVIGPLMIGGRSQAEIPWLSPWGATKTTFGLDGFREARPGSELTSETITRNATTGAVTSDVVSPYTKQGPDTTQSNIGAFVLHEWKPIQALTLSAGGRFDWFNTTTDTSPLSSAIPASVKAAYSSNTNVDQTAPTGSVGFVYAILPNVDLLGNVATSFREPTNSELYAVTATQLPNPDLKPESGVTYEGGARFHTANAELKVTAFDTHYENFLQTVAVTFNGVGGYTQSQNVGKAAVTGVELEARWQVTPTVNIFTNVAQLRGTNTVTDTPLPFLAPYRGRVGIQYADPNGAYSIFGVVDWAASKTRIDPAQEFQTAGYAIPKLYATLQLGQLVSPQLGDTKLILGLENIFNTAYVDASTFVNRSYPRSLTNPLVETGRNVSVKLQHTF, from the coding sequence GTGAATGCACTAGCTCAAACTGCGGATACGTCACCGCGACAACCTGCCAACGTGCTGCCGGGCGTGGTCGTGGAAGCAGCAAAGCCATCGAAGCCCCGTCGCACGACACGACAGAATGCGGCGCGCGCGGCGCGACAAGCGCCCGCGCAAGCCGTCAGGCCGGCGCAGGATCAGCAGGTCACGGCGAGAGCTCCCGAAGGAACGAACAGCGATTCCCTGAAGCCGATGGGTGGCAAGCTGCCGCGACCGGGAATTCCGCATCCTGCGGCGCAGAGCATTACGGTGGTCGATCGCGCCCAGATCGAAGCGACTTCGCCAACCGGCATGCTCGATGTTCTCGCCTCGGTTCCGGGCGTTTCGATTGCGCGCTCCGGCGGCATCGGTGGGCAGATCTACCTGCGCGGCTTCTCGTCGAACAGCTTCCGCTCGCCGATGTTCATCGACGGAGATCGATTCCGTGGCCGCAACACGCTGCAGCTCAATTATCTCGCGCCTGAAGAAGTCGAGCGCGTGGAGGTGATCCGCGGTCCGGGCTCCGTCATCTACGGAAGCGAAGCGCTCACTGGGCTCGTCAACATCGTCACTCGCTCCTACACCGGCGATACGTCCGGGCCGTTCCGCTTTACCGGTGGCGGCTGGTCGGCCGGATACGGAAGCGCCGCCAACTCCGCCAGCACTTACGACTGGGTGAAGGGCGCCGGCCAGGGCTTCGATTTCATCGGCGGGTTTGCCGGACGCTGGGGCGGCGATTATCAGACCTCGCTCGGAACGGTGCCGAACAGCGACTATCAAAGCGTCGGCGGCAACATCAAGCTCGGCTATACGCCCGACATCGGTCAGAGAATCGAGCTGTCCTTGCGCTCCTACAGCGAGGTGGACGGGCGGGCCGGCGGAGTCGGTGGAGCGCCGGGCGCACCGTATCTGCAGGTTCGACAGGACCCCAACCAGGTGCATTCGGCGCGCATCGCCTATACCGGTGAGCTCGACGGCCTGGTGAAACATGTCGAAAGCTCCTTCTACGTGAACTATTTCGACACGAAGCTCAGCACGATCAACAATACGATCAACGCCGCCGGCATCGCCACCAGGACCGTCAAATCCACCAGCCACGTCATCGGCCCCCTGATGATCGGCGGCCGTTCGCAAGCCGAAATTCCCTGGCTGAGCCCCTGGGGAGCAACCAAGACGACGTTCGGCCTTGATGGCTTCAGGGAAGCCCGGCCGGGCAGCGAGTTGACGTCCGAGACCATCACCCGCAATGCAACGACCGGGGCGGTGACGAGCGACGTCGTCTCGCCCTATACCAAGCAGGGGCCGGACACGACGCAGTCCAATATCGGCGCGTTCGTGCTGCATGAATGGAAACCGATCCAGGCGCTGACGCTTTCGGCCGGCGGCCGTTTCGACTGGTTCAACACGACGACGGACACCTCGCCGCTCTCATCAGCCATTCCCGCCAGTGTGAAGGCCGCCTATTCGAGCAACACGAACGTCGATCAAACGGCTCCCACCGGAAGCGTAGGCTTTGTTTACGCGATATTGCCCAACGTCGATTTGCTCGGCAATGTTGCGACCTCGTTCCGCGAGCCGACGAACTCCGAGCTCTACGCGGTGACGGCCACCCAGCTTCCCAATCCGGACCTGAAGCCGGAGAGCGGCGTGACGTATGAAGGCGGCGCGCGTTTTCACACGGCAAACGCGGAGCTCAAGGTCACGGCGTTCGATACGCACTACGAGAATTTCCTTCAAACGGTCGCCGTGACGTTCAATGGAGTCGGCGGCTACACCCAGTCGCAGAATGTCGGCAAGGCCGCCGTGACGGGCGTAGAGCTGGAGGCGCGCTGGCAGGTCACTCCGACCGTCAACATATTCACGAATGTCGCTCAGCTTCGGGGCACCAACACCGTGACTGACACGCCGTTGCCGTTCCTCGCGCCGTATCGGGGGCGAGTCGGGATTCAGTACGCCGATCCCAACGGAGCCTATTCGATTTTCGGCGTGGTCGACTGGGCGGCCAGCAAGACCCGGATCGATCCGGCGCAGGAATTTCAAACGGCCGGCTACGCCATTCCCAAGCTTTATGCGACCCTGCAACTCGGCCAGCTGGTCTCTCCGCAGCTTGGCGATACCAAGCTGATCCTCGGCCTGGAGAACATCTTCAACACGGCTTATGTCGACGCGTCGACGTTCGTGAATCGCTCATATCCGCGGAGCTTGACAAATCCTCTGGTGGAAACCGGGCGAAACGTCTCCGTGAAGCTGCAGCACACGTTCTAG
- the queC gene encoding 7-cyano-7-deazaguanine synthase QueC, with protein sequence MSDAFSSETALVLFSGGQDSTTCLAWALSRFARVETLGFDYGQRHAVELACRDRLFDGIKELREDWAARLGESHTLSIPTLAAVSETALTRDVAIAMGADGLPNTFVPGRNLVFLTFAAALAYRRGITHIVGGMCETDYSGYPDCRNDTIQAMQNALSLGMARKFELHTPLMWIDKAATWQLAHDLGGDGLVDLIRKQSHTCYLGERGAQHDWGYGCGECPACSLRAKGWREFAAARSCPPS encoded by the coding sequence ATGAGTGACGCATTTTCATCAGAGACCGCCCTGGTGCTGTTTTCCGGCGGCCAGGATTCCACCACTTGCCTCGCCTGGGCGCTGAGCCGCTTCGCGCGCGTCGAGACGCTGGGCTTCGACTACGGCCAGCGGCACGCCGTCGAGCTTGCCTGCCGCGACCGTCTGTTCGACGGCATCAAGGAACTGCGCGAGGACTGGGCGGCAAGACTCGGCGAAAGCCATACGCTGTCGATTCCGACCCTGGCCGCGGTGTCGGAGACGGCCCTGACGCGCGATGTCGCGATCGCGATGGGCGCCGACGGCTTGCCCAATACCTTCGTGCCGGGCCGCAATCTGGTGTTCCTGACCTTCGCCGCGGCGCTGGCCTACCGGCGCGGCATCACCCACATCGTCGGCGGCATGTGCGAGACCGATTATTCCGGCTATCCCGATTGCCGCAACGACACCATCCAGGCCATGCAGAATGCGCTGTCACTTGGCATGGCCCGCAAATTCGAGCTGCATACGCCGCTGATGTGGATCGACAAGGCCGCGACCTGGCAACTCGCGCACGACCTCGGCGGCGACGGGCTGGTCGACCTCATTCGCAAGCAGTCCCACACCTGCTATCTCGGCGAACGTGGCGCGCAGCACGATTGGGGGTACGGATGCGGGGAATGCCCGGCGTGCAGCTTGCGAGCGAAGGGATGGCGGGAGTTTGCGGCGGCAAGGTCATGTCCGCCATCCTGA
- the mazG gene encoding nucleoside triphosphate pyrophosphohydrolase — translation MTPSRDISRLIEIMAALRTPVTGCPWDLEQNFATIAPYTIEEAYEVVDAIDRGDLCDLCEELGDLLLQVVFHAQMASEQNAFAFGDVVEAITRKMIRRHPHVFADKEGNLASSHVKEVWDRIKAEEKAERAARRPPEATPAHKSLLAGVKAGQPALTRAMELQRKASTVGFDWNDPRAVLQKIREEADEIEAALDRNDRQEIADETGDLMFALVNLARHVDADPEAALRATNAKFERRFAFIERALEAQGRTLEQASLAEMDALWNAAKGEEMPASEGHKEARR, via the coding sequence ATGACCCCTTCCCGCGACATTTCCCGCCTGATCGAGATCATGGCGGCGCTGCGTACGCCGGTGACCGGCTGCCCCTGGGATCTCGAGCAGAACTTTGCGACGATCGCGCCCTACACGATCGAGGAAGCCTATGAGGTGGTGGATGCCATCGACCGCGGCGATCTCTGCGATCTCTGCGAGGAACTCGGCGACCTCCTGCTCCAGGTCGTGTTCCACGCCCAGATGGCGTCGGAGCAGAACGCGTTCGCCTTTGGCGACGTCGTCGAGGCCATCACCCGGAAGATGATCCGGCGCCATCCCCATGTCTTTGCCGACAAGGAGGGCAACCTCGCGTCATCCCACGTCAAAGAAGTCTGGGACCGCATCAAGGCGGAAGAAAAAGCCGAACGCGCCGCGCGCCGGCCGCCTGAAGCAACGCCGGCGCACAAATCGCTGCTGGCCGGCGTGAAGGCCGGCCAGCCGGCACTGACTCGCGCGATGGAGCTGCAGCGCAAGGCCTCCACCGTCGGCTTCGATTGGAACGACCCGCGCGCGGTGCTGCAAAAGATCCGCGAGGAGGCCGACGAGATCGAGGCCGCGCTGGACCGCAACGACAGGCAGGAGATCGCGGACGAAACCGGCGACCTGATGTTCGCCCTCGTCAACCTCGCCCGCCACGTCGACGCCGATCCGGAAGCCGCGCTCCGCGCGACAAATGCGAAATTCGAGCGGCGGTTCGCGTTCATCGAACGGGCGCTGGAAGCGCAGGGGCGAACGCTCGAACAGGCGTCGCTGGCGGAGATGGATGCGCTGTGGAATGCGGCGAAGGGCGAGGAGATGCCTGCGTCAGAGGGACACAAGGAAGCTCGCCGCTAA
- the hflX gene encoding GTPase HflX, producing the protein MEPRNFDGDADRPRPAGAKQTGRVLVIGPYLRLRSGSADAQSESHASSNQIVRNAEARLDEAAGLARAIDLVVADAIIAPVSQIRPATYIGKGKVEEIAALARSLDVELVVMDCALAPIQQRNLEKELNTKVLDRTGLILEIFGRRAKTKEGSLQVELAHLNYQRSRLVRSWTHLERQRGGFGFMGGPGETQIEADRRLIQERISKLESELKKVQATRRLHRAGRQRVPYRVVALVGYTNAGKSTLFNRLTRADVQAADMLFATLDPTLRALSLPHGGKAMLSDTVGFISNLPTQLVAAFRATLEEVLEADVILHVRDISHEDAEAQQSDVDAVLRQLGINPDDSGRIIEVWNKIDRYDAEQREELLNIAARRPEDHPAMLVSAVTGEGVDALLAAIEERLAAKRHTLDLSIDAADGAGISWLHRNAEVLAKELHDGRFDMTVRVDETKRDIVVNRFDAVPHHAA; encoded by the coding sequence TTGGAACCCCGGAATTTCGACGGGGATGCCGACCGTCCGCGGCCGGCAGGGGCAAAGCAGACGGGGCGGGTGCTTGTCATCGGCCCCTACTTGCGGCTGCGTTCGGGAAGTGCCGACGCGCAATCAGAGAGTCACGCCTCGTCTAACCAGATAGTGCGAAACGCGGAGGCCCGGCTCGACGAAGCCGCGGGCCTCGCGCGCGCGATCGATCTCGTCGTTGCCGACGCCATCATCGCGCCGGTCAGCCAGATCCGCCCCGCGACCTACATCGGCAAGGGCAAGGTCGAGGAGATCGCCGCGCTGGCCAGGAGCCTCGATGTCGAACTCGTGGTGATGGATTGCGCGCTGGCGCCGATCCAGCAGCGCAATCTCGAGAAGGAGCTGAACACAAAGGTGCTCGACCGCACCGGCCTCATTCTGGAGATCTTCGGCCGCCGCGCCAAGACCAAGGAAGGCTCGCTGCAGGTCGAACTCGCGCATCTCAACTATCAGCGCTCGCGCCTGGTCCGCTCGTGGACCCATCTCGAACGCCAGCGCGGTGGTTTCGGATTCATGGGCGGTCCCGGCGAGACGCAAATCGAAGCGGACCGCCGTCTGATTCAGGAGCGCATCTCCAAGCTCGAGAGCGAGCTGAAGAAGGTGCAGGCGACGCGGCGGCTGCATCGCGCCGGCCGCCAGCGCGTGCCGTATCGCGTCGTCGCGCTTGTCGGCTACACCAATGCCGGCAAGTCGACGCTGTTCAATCGCCTGACGCGCGCCGACGTTCAGGCCGCGGACATGCTGTTCGCCACGCTCGATCCGACCCTGCGCGCACTCAGCCTGCCGCATGGCGGCAAGGCGATGCTGTCGGACACCGTCGGTTTCATCTCCAACCTGCCGACGCAGCTCGTCGCCGCCTTCCGCGCCACGCTGGAGGAAGTGCTGGAAGCCGACGTCATCCTGCATGTCAGAGACATCTCGCATGAGGACGCCGAGGCCCAGCAGAGCGACGTCGATGCCGTGTTGCGGCAGCTCGGCATCAACCCCGATGACAGCGGTCGCATCATCGAGGTCTGGAACAAGATCGACCGTTACGATGCCGAACAGCGCGAAGAACTCTTGAACATCGCCGCGCGCAGGCCGGAGGATCATCCGGCGATGCTGGTCTCCGCCGTGACGGGCGAGGGGGTCGACGCGCTGCTCGCCGCGATCGAGGAGCGCCTCGCTGCCAAGCGCCACACGCTCGATCTCTCCATCGACGCCGCCGACGGCGCCGGCATCAGCTGGCTGCACCGCAATGCCGAGGTGCTGGCCAAGGAGCTGCACGACGGCCGTTTTGATATGACCGTGCGGGTCGACGAGACCAAGCGGGATATCGTGGTGAACAGGTTCGATGCCGTGCCGCATCACGCGGCTTAG
- the hfq gene encoding RNA chaperone Hfq has protein sequence MAADRAQNLQDTFLNHVRKTKTPLTIFLVNGVKLQGIVTWFDNFCLLLRRDGHSQLVYKHAISTIMPGAPIQLFEGGEDQPA, from the coding sequence ATGGCGGCAGACCGCGCACAAAACCTACAGGACACCTTCCTTAATCACGTTCGCAAAACGAAGACGCCACTGACGATCTTTCTGGTCAACGGAGTGAAGCTCCAGGGCATCGTGACCTGGTTCGACAATTTCTGTTTGCTGCTTCGGCGCGACGGTCACTCGCAGCTCGTCTACAAGCATGCGATCTCGACCATCATGCCGGGCGCTCCGATCCAGCTGTTCGAAGGCGGCGAGGATCAGCCGGCTTGA
- a CDS encoding sigma-54-dependent transcriptional regulator, with product MASEILIVDDEADIRDLVAGILEDEGFVTRTARDSDTALAEIANRRPHLVFLDIWLQGSKLDGLQLLEQVKKDNADLPVVMISGHGNIETAVAAIKRGAYDFIEKPFKADRLILVANRALENSRLKREVKELKQLAPSASSLVGRSPSMNQLRQTIDRAAKANSRILIVGPAGAGKELTARTLHMASGRADGPFVVINAAAITPERMEHEMFGVEQSNGEQARKPGALEEAHGGTLFIDEIADMPRETQNKILRVLVEQSFQRVGGTGKVQVDVRIISSTARNLEEEIAAGHFREDLYHRLSVVPIRVPALSERREDIPELIDYFMEQISAGSGLPKRQIGQDAMAVLQSHVWPGNVRQLRNNVERVMILAAGGPEVIITADMLPQDVGSMVPAMPTSNNGEHIMGLPLREAREVFERDYLIAQISRFSGNISRTAEFVGMERSALHRKLKALGVG from the coding sequence ATGGCTAGTGAAATTCTGATTGTCGATGACGAGGCCGATATTCGGGATCTCGTCGCGGGCATTCTCGAAGACGAGGGGTTCGTGACCCGGACCGCGCGCGACAGCGATACGGCGCTCGCCGAGATCGCCAATCGCAGGCCGCACCTGGTGTTCCTCGACATCTGGCTGCAGGGCTCCAAGCTCGACGGCTTGCAGCTGCTGGAGCAGGTCAAGAAGGACAATGCCGACCTGCCGGTCGTGATGATCTCCGGCCACGGCAACATCGAGACCGCGGTCGCCGCGATCAAGCGCGGCGCCTATGACTTCATCGAGAAGCCGTTCAAGGCCGACCGCCTGATCCTGGTCGCCAACCGCGCGCTGGAGAACTCGCGGCTCAAGCGCGAGGTCAAGGAGCTGAAGCAGCTCGCGCCGAGCGCAAGCTCGCTGGTCGGCCGTTCGCCGAGCATGAACCAGCTGCGTCAGACCATCGACCGCGCGGCCAAGGCCAACAGCCGCATCCTGATCGTCGGTCCGGCCGGTGCCGGCAAGGAGCTCACTGCGCGCACGCTGCATATGGCCTCGGGCCGCGCCGACGGTCCGTTCGTCGTGATCAATGCCGCCGCGATCACGCCCGAGCGGATGGAGCACGAGATGTTCGGCGTCGAGCAATCCAACGGCGAGCAGGCACGCAAGCCCGGCGCGCTCGAGGAAGCGCATGGCGGCACGCTGTTCATCGACGAGATCGCGGACATGCCGCGCGAGACCCAGAACAAGATTTTGCGCGTGCTGGTCGAGCAGTCGTTCCAGCGCGTCGGCGGCACCGGCAAGGTGCAGGTCGACGTCCGCATCATCTCCTCGACCGCACGCAATCTCGAAGAGGAGATCGCGGCCGGCCATTTCCGCGAGGATCTCTATCATCGTCTCTCGGTGGTGCCGATCCGCGTGCCCGCCCTGTCGGAGCGGCGCGAGGATATCCCGGAATTGATCGACTACTTCATGGAGCAGATCTCGGCCGGCAGCGGCCTGCCCAAGCGTCAGATCGGGCAGGACGCGATGGCGGTGCTGCAATCACATGTCTGGCCCGGCAATGTGCGCCAGCTCCGCAACAACGTTGAGAGAGTCATGATTCTGGCCGCGGGTGGACCGGAGGTGATCATCACCGCCGACATGTTGCCGCAGGACGTCGGCTCGATGGTGCCGGCCATGCCGACCAGCAACAATGGCGAGCACATCATGGGACTGCCGCTACGCGAGGCGCGGGAAGTGTTCGAGCGCGACTATCTGATCGCGCAGATCAGCCGTTTTTCCGGCAATATTTCACGCACCGCCGAGTTCGTCGGGATGGAGCGCTCGGCGCTGCACCGGAAACTGAAGGCGCTCGGCGTCGGCTGA